In a single window of the Nycticebus coucang isolate mNycCou1 chromosome 13, mNycCou1.pri, whole genome shotgun sequence genome:
- the PLAG1 gene encoding zinc finger protein PLAG1 isoform X2 — protein sequence MATHSPEKTHKCNYCEKMFHRKDHLKNHLHTHDPNKETFKCEECGKNYNTKLGFKRHLALHAATSGDLTCKVCLQTFESTGVLLEHLKSHAGKSSGGVKEKKHQCEHCDRRFYTRKDVRRHMVVHTGRKDFLCQYCAQRFGRKDHLTRHMKKSHNQELLKVKTEPVDFLDPFTCNVSVPIKDELLPVMSLPSSELLSKPFTNTLQLNLYNTPFQSMQSSGSAHQMITTLPLGMTCPIDMDAVHPSHHLSFKYPFSSTSYAISIPEKEQPLKGEIESYLMELQGGVPSSSQDSQASSSKLGLDPQMGSPDDGAGDLSLSKSSISISDPLNTPALDFSQLFNFIPLNGPPYNPISVGSLGMSYSQEEAHSSVSQLPPQTQDLQDPANTIGLGSLHSLSAAFTSSLSTSTTLPRFHQAFQ from the coding sequence ATGGCTACTCATTCTCCTGAGAAAACCCACAAGTGTAATTATTGTGAGAAAATGTTTCACCGGAAAGATCATCTGAAGAATCACCTCCACACACACGACCCTAACAAAGAGACGTTTaagtgtgaagaatgtggcaagaACTATAATACCAAGCTTGGATTTAAACGTCACTTGGCCTTGCATGCCGCAACAAGCGGTGACCTCACCTGCAAGGTGTGTTTGCAGACTTTTGAAAGCACAGGAGTGCTTCTGGAGCACCTTAAATCTCATGCAGGCAAGTCATCCGGTGGGGTTAAAGAGAAAAAGCACCAGTGCGAACATTGTGATCGCCGGTTCTACACCCGAAAGGATGTCCGGAGACACATGGTGGTGCACACTGGAAGGAAGGACTTCCTCTGTCAGTACTGTGCACAGAGATTTGGGCGAAAGGATCACCTGACTCGACATATGAAGAAGAGTCACAATCAAGAGCTTCTGAAGGTCAAAACAGAACCAGTGGATTTCCTGGATCCATTTACCTGCAATGTGTCTGTGCCTATAAAAGATGAGCTCCTTCCGGTGATGTCCTTACCTTCCAGTGAACTGTTATCAAAGCCATTCACAAACACTTTGCAGTTAAACCTCTATAACACTCCATTTCAGTCCATGCAGAGCTCAGGATCTGCCCACCAAATGATCACAACGTTACCTTTGGGAATGACATGCCCAATAGATATGGACGCTGTCCACCCCTCTCACCACCTTTCATTCAAATATCCATTCAGTTCTACCTCATACGCAATTTCTATTCCTGAAAAAGAACAGCCATTAAAGGGGGAAATTGAGAGTTACTTGATGGAGTTACAAGGTGGTGTGCCCTCTTCATCCCAGGATTCTCAAGCATCATCATCTAAGCTAGGGTTGGATCCCCAGATGGGGTCCCCTGATGATGGTGCAGGGGATCTCTCCCTGTCCAAAAGCTCTATCTCCATCAGCGACCCCCTAAACACACCAGCATTGGATTTTTCTCAGTTGTTTAATTTCATACCATTAAACGGGCCTCCCTATAATCCTATATCTGTGGGGAGCCTTGGAATGAGCTATTCCCAAGAGGAAGCACATTCCTCTGTTTCCCAGCTCCCCCCACAAACACAGGATCTTCAGGATCCTGCAAACACTATAGGGCTTGGGTCTCTGCACTCACTGTCAGCAGCCTTCACCAGCAGCTTAAGCACAAGCACCACCCTCCCACGTTTCCATCAAGCGTTTCAGTAG
- the PLAG1 gene encoding zinc finger protein PLAG1 isoform X1 produces MATVIPGDLSEVRDTQKVPSGKRKRGETKPRKNFTCQLCDKAFNSVEKLKVHSYSHTGERPYKCTQQDCTKAFVSKYKLQRHMATHSPEKTHKCNYCEKMFHRKDHLKNHLHTHDPNKETFKCEECGKNYNTKLGFKRHLALHAATSGDLTCKVCLQTFESTGVLLEHLKSHAGKSSGGVKEKKHQCEHCDRRFYTRKDVRRHMVVHTGRKDFLCQYCAQRFGRKDHLTRHMKKSHNQELLKVKTEPVDFLDPFTCNVSVPIKDELLPVMSLPSSELLSKPFTNTLQLNLYNTPFQSMQSSGSAHQMITTLPLGMTCPIDMDAVHPSHHLSFKYPFSSTSYAISIPEKEQPLKGEIESYLMELQGGVPSSSQDSQASSSKLGLDPQMGSPDDGAGDLSLSKSSISISDPLNTPALDFSQLFNFIPLNGPPYNPISVGSLGMSYSQEEAHSSVSQLPPQTQDLQDPANTIGLGSLHSLSAAFTSSLSTSTTLPRFHQAFQ; encoded by the exons ATGGCCACTGTCATTCCTGGTGATTTGTCAGAAGTAAGAGATACCCAGAAAGTCCCTTCAGGGAAACGTAAGCGTGGTGaaaccaaaccaagaaaaaacTTTACTTGCCAACTGTGTGACAAGGCCTTTAACAGTGTTGAGAAATTAAAGGTTCACTCCTACTCTCACACAGGAGAGAGGCCCTACAAGTGCACACAACAAGACTGCACCAAGGCCTTTGTTTCTAAGTACAAATTACAAAG GCACATGGCTACTCATTCTCCTGAGAAAACCCACAAGTGTAATTATTGTGAGAAAATGTTTCACCGGAAAGATCATCTGAAGAATCACCTCCACACACACGACCCTAACAAAGAGACGTTTaagtgtgaagaatgtggcaagaACTATAATACCAAGCTTGGATTTAAACGTCACTTGGCCTTGCATGCCGCAACAAGCGGTGACCTCACCTGCAAGGTGTGTTTGCAGACTTTTGAAAGCACAGGAGTGCTTCTGGAGCACCTTAAATCTCATGCAGGCAAGTCATCCGGTGGGGTTAAAGAGAAAAAGCACCAGTGCGAACATTGTGATCGCCGGTTCTACACCCGAAAGGATGTCCGGAGACACATGGTGGTGCACACTGGAAGGAAGGACTTCCTCTGTCAGTACTGTGCACAGAGATTTGGGCGAAAGGATCACCTGACTCGACATATGAAGAAGAGTCACAATCAAGAGCTTCTGAAGGTCAAAACAGAACCAGTGGATTTCCTGGATCCATTTACCTGCAATGTGTCTGTGCCTATAAAAGATGAGCTCCTTCCGGTGATGTCCTTACCTTCCAGTGAACTGTTATCAAAGCCATTCACAAACACTTTGCAGTTAAACCTCTATAACACTCCATTTCAGTCCATGCAGAGCTCAGGATCTGCCCACCAAATGATCACAACGTTACCTTTGGGAATGACATGCCCAATAGATATGGACGCTGTCCACCCCTCTCACCACCTTTCATTCAAATATCCATTCAGTTCTACCTCATACGCAATTTCTATTCCTGAAAAAGAACAGCCATTAAAGGGGGAAATTGAGAGTTACTTGATGGAGTTACAAGGTGGTGTGCCCTCTTCATCCCAGGATTCTCAAGCATCATCATCTAAGCTAGGGTTGGATCCCCAGATGGGGTCCCCTGATGATGGTGCAGGGGATCTCTCCCTGTCCAAAAGCTCTATCTCCATCAGCGACCCCCTAAACACACCAGCATTGGATTTTTCTCAGTTGTTTAATTTCATACCATTAAACGGGCCTCCCTATAATCCTATATCTGTGGGGAGCCTTGGAATGAGCTATTCCCAAGAGGAAGCACATTCCTCTGTTTCCCAGCTCCCCCCACAAACACAGGATCTTCAGGATCCTGCAAACACTATAGGGCTTGGGTCTCTGCACTCACTGTCAGCAGCCTTCACCAGCAGCTTAAGCACAAGCACCACCCTCCCACGTTTCCATCAAGCGTTTCAGTAG